From the genome of Nicotiana sylvestris chromosome 2, ASM39365v2, whole genome shotgun sequence, one region includes:
- the LOC104212629 gene encoding uncharacterized protein yields the protein MATAMGRKAAPARNIVAFRSYQSRAETLVKTYLLADPFIPYTSVFAGIFACKMVYDLCQLISSFYFRTYTTLTKIQRIEWNNRGMSTVHAIFISAVSTYFAFWSNLFSDHNPDGLLITRSSPLSTFTLGVSAGYFLSDLGMICWFYPSLGGLEYVVHHSLSAIAVAYSMYSGEGQLYTFMVLISEVTTPEINMRWFLDTAGLKRSSAYLINGVVIFFAWLVARILLFIYMFYHVYLHYDQVIHMHIFGILLVFGVPSALGVMNLMWFGKIIKGLKKNLAKRL from the exons ATGGCAACTGCAATGGGTAGAAAGGCAGCTCCTGCACGGAATATAGTTGCATTTAGATCTTATCAGAGTCGGGCTGAGACATTGGTTAAAACTTATTTGTTAGCAGATCCTTTTATACCTTACACTTCCGTCTTTGCTGGCATATTTGCTTGCAAAATG GTCTATGATCTATGTCAGCTGATCAGCAGTTTTTACTTCAGGACGTACACTACCCTAACAAAAATTCAAAGGATTGAGTGGAACAACCG TGGCATGTCAACAGTCCATGCCATTTTCATATCTGCTGTGTCCACGTATTTTGCCTTCTGGTCCAATCTTTTCTCCGATCACAATCCTGATGGCCTTTTAATCACCAGAAGTTCACCGCTATCAACTTTTACGTTAGGG GTATCAGCTGGGTACTTCCTTTCAGACCTTGGAATGATTTGCTGGTTTTATCCTTCTTTGGGCGGATTAGAGTAT GTTGTCCATCATTCTCTTTCAGCAATTGCTGTAGCATACTCCATGTACTCTGGAGAAGGACAGCTTTATACATTCATGGTACTGATATCTGAGGTGACAACACCAGAGATCAACATGAGATG GTTTCTTGATACAGCTGGACTGAAAAGATCTAGTGCATATCTGATTAATGGCGTGGTGATATTTTTTGCATGGCTG GTTGCAAGAATTTTGCTGTTCATTTACATGTTTTACCATGTTTATTTGCACTATGATCAG GTCATTCACATGCACATTTTCGGTATTCTTTTGGTTTTTGGAGTCCCCTCAGCTCTTGGTGTGATGAACCTGATGTGGTTCGGCAAAATCATTAAGGGGTTGAAAAAGAATCTTGCAAAAAGGCTGTGA